Part of the Moorella sp. E308F genome, CCTGGGGACTTTCCTGCGGTCGGAAAAGTGGTTGCTCTCACCCCGGCGCCTGCAGGAGGCCCTGGAAGCTGAAGAAGAATTATACCACCGCATCCGCAACATCACCGCCGGCCGCGCCGATTTCGGCGATCTGGACTTCATCATCCGGCGCAACACCCGCCGGGTGGGAGTCCTGCCGCCGCCCTTGCCGTCCCGCAACGCCGGCCGCTTCACCCCGGCCCTTATCAGCGCCTTCGGCGACGGCTGCCTTTTGGAAGAACACACAAGTTACATCGCTATCACCGAAGGCAATGACGAAACTCATTACCAGGTTTTCATCACCTTTCCCGATCTGCCTAAAAGCATACCGGAGACAGGGGCCGAATGGCTGGCCAGCCTGGATGTCAACGAAGCGGCCATTGATGCCGTCGTCCATTTCCGGGTTACCCGGCCCTTCAAAGCCAAAAAGGCAACAGAAAGCCGGCGGCGCTTTCTGAGAGGCCAGATTGAAGAAACTTTACGTGGCCGGGATGAACCAAGCTTAGACGAAGAATACGGTCTGACCGAGGGACGCTTCCTGGAAAGCAAAATCCAGGCCGGCCAGCCCTTAGCGGCCATGGCCGTTACCCTGGCCGTGGCCGGCAAAGACCTGAAACAAGTCAGGGCCACGGCGGCCAGGACGATAGAAAGGTACACTTCTTCCGGCTACCGTGCCGTCCGGCCGGTAGGCGACCAGATCAAGTGCCTGTACTCTTTCCTCCCAGGCGCCCCACCGGCAGCGCCGTTAATCGAGTGTGACCCCGGCTTCATCGCCGCCGCCGGTCCCCATATCTCTTTGGAAACGGGCGACGGCAAGGGCTTTTTCCTGGGTTGGTCAGGAGCCGCCCCGGTCTGGTGGCGGCCTGGCTACGCCGCCCGGGAATTGGGCCGTTCCAACGCCGTCTTTATTACCGGCGGACTGGGCGGGGGCAAGAGTATGACCATCAAGACCATGGGCTACTTCATCCGCCTGGCCGGCGGCGTGTTGTTCGTCATCGACCCCAAAAAGAACGAATATCGAGCATACGAGCGCCTGTTCCCCATCAAGCGCATCGACCTTTCTCCCAGCGGGGACCAGGAATTGAACCCCTTCATGCTGGCTGCCGACGAGCGCCGCGCCAAGGGGATTGCCCTGGACTTTTTAAGCATTGCTTTAAACCTCCGCGACGACAACGACGTGCGCCGGGTAGCCGTATCCCAGGCAGTGGAGAGAGTAGCTGGTCGGCCGCCGGCAGAGCGCAACCTCCAGGCCTGCCTGGAAGAATTGAACCGGATGGCCAGGGAGAAGGCCCATCCCCAGGTCGCCCGGGAGGCCGGCCAGTGCGCTCTGCTTTTAGAATCCCTCCGGGACGGTTCCCTGGGCCACCTGGTATTCGGCAAGGGAAAGGAAAACGAGATCGCCCCGGTCACGGTGGTCAGCCTCCAAGGCCTGCCCCTGCCGCGCACCGCCCAGAACCTCCTGGCCGGCCGGATTACCGAAAGCGAGCGCCAGGGCTTAGGGATGCTCTACCTGGCGGCGGCCATGGCCCGGGAGGTGGCCTTCTCCCTACCGGCCCAGGTCATCAAAGGCCAGATCTTTGATGAGGTTTGGATGCTGGCCGGCATATCTGAGGGCGCCCGACTGCTGGACGAACTGATCCGCATGGGGGCCAGGAGCTATAACGCCATTCCTATCCTGGCCACCCAGAACGCCAGCGACGTGGCCAATATGCAGACGATAAAAAACAACGTCAGCTACATCCTGTGCTTCCGGGCGCAGGATAAAAGCGAGATACGGAGTAATATAGAGCTGTTGGGTGCCGATGTAGAAGAAGAGGAAGGGAAGAAAGGGGCCGGCCTGGCTAACCTCTTCCGTTCCCTGGAGAGCGGCTGGTGCCTCATGAAGGACGCCCTGGGCCGTATCGGCCAGGTATACATCGACCCCCGGCCGGAATACCTCTTGCAGGTGTTCGATACCACGCCGGGGAAGCAAGAGGAGGAAATTGAAAGTGGTTGAGCTAAAGGGCGTAATCCTCGATTTCCGCCAGGCGGTGGCAGCCCAAAACTTAAGCAGGGTCGCCTTTGACGCCGCCCTGACGGTGGGCGTCCTCGTCCTCCTGGCCGAGGTGGCGGCCAGTTACAAAAAGCGCCAGTACATAAAAAACGCATTGGTCGGCCTCATCGCCTTCATCATTACCTACGCCTTTATCCGCTATTTCCCGGCCAGGGGCTCCGAATTCGAGCTGGTGACCATGCTCCTGGGGCTCTGGTACGCAGCCCAGGTTATCTATCATTTTGTCAGCCGCGCCTTAAAGATATACAGCGAAGCCTTTAGCGGCGGCTGGCACGCCTTCAGGCAGGCGATAAATGGCAAAAACGCCTACCGGCATAGTTACCAGCAGGCTTACCGGACTTACCAGGAAGCCGGCCCTAACATAGACCGAGAAAAAGAAGGCGCTTCCGGAGACATCCCGCCGGGAGTGGAATACCTGCCGCCCCGGCGGCCGGATCCTGGGGCCTTTGAGGGCCTCATCGGCCTGGACAAAGCGGTTGACGCCATCAAAACAGCCCTGGAACTGCCATTGAAGCAGCCGGAAAAGATCCGGGAGTAC contains:
- a CDS encoding ATP-binding protein — its product is MKFPLNAFKNNIVFNNQGEAYAVYRLKGEAYNHLPLAERQMVIKRLEESFYGYEGKGQILLLCEELRLDEGGYLAAAGVSYDLPREVALEASRHARSVRQALSYGARRRRRYLVLQLRLDPQLDDIKTLLAEARDLALGTFLRSEKWLLSPRRLQEALEAEEELYHRIRNITAGRADFGDLDFIIRRNTRRVGVLPPPLPSRNAGRFTPALISAFGDGCLLEEHTSYIAITEGNDETHYQVFITFPDLPKSIPETGAEWLASLDVNEAAIDAVVHFRVTRPFKAKKATESRRRFLRGQIEETLRGRDEPSLDEEYGLTEGRFLESKIQAGQPLAAMAVTLAVAGKDLKQVRATAARTIERYTSSGYRAVRPVGDQIKCLYSFLPGAPPAAPLIECDPGFIAAAGPHISLETGDGKGFFLGWSGAAPVWWRPGYAARELGRSNAVFITGGLGGGKSMTIKTMGYFIRLAGGVLFVIDPKKNEYRAYERLFPIKRIDLSPSGDQELNPFMLAADERRAKGIALDFLSIALNLRDDNDVRRVAVSQAVERVAGRPPAERNLQACLEELNRMAREKAHPQVAREAGQCALLLESLRDGSLGHLVFGKGKENEIAPVTVVSLQGLPLPRTAQNLLAGRITESERQGLGMLYLAAAMAREVAFSLPAQVIKGQIFDEVWMLAGISEGARLLDELIRMGARSYNAIPILATQNASDVANMQTIKNNVSYILCFRAQDKSEIRSNIELLGADVEEEEGKKGAGLANLFRSLESGWCLMKDALGRIGQVYIDPRPEYLLQVFDTTPGKQEEEIESG